In Isoptericola jiangsuensis, the following proteins share a genomic window:
- a CDS encoding RDD family protein, with the protein MDQGIVIGEGVVLETRPASFASRAVGALLDVVVTLVLAFGALYLVTGTAVAGSELVLDPQWGQTLTVVLVVTLLVVWPVTFETLSRGRSPGKLAMGLRVVRDDGGPVRFRHAFVRALVGVFELWLTFGSVAVVASLSNARGKRLGDVLAGTYAVRVRSSRGWTTPLVLAPGLGAWVEGADIRRLPDGLALEVRQVLDRAPRLSPESRRQLTDALAGQVEPYVAPGPPPGTPAELFLHAVLHERRRRELERGEVERDRAAAQAAVLHRLPYGVPDPRG; encoded by the coding sequence GTGGACCAGGGAATCGTCATCGGCGAGGGCGTCGTCCTCGAGACCCGGCCCGCGTCGTTCGCGTCCCGCGCGGTGGGGGCGCTGCTGGACGTCGTGGTCACGCTGGTCCTCGCGTTCGGTGCGCTCTACCTCGTGACCGGCACGGCCGTCGCGGGCTCGGAGCTCGTCCTGGACCCGCAGTGGGGCCAGACGCTCACGGTCGTCCTCGTGGTGACCCTGCTCGTCGTGTGGCCGGTGACGTTCGAGACGCTGTCGCGCGGCCGGTCGCCGGGCAAGCTCGCGATGGGTCTGCGCGTGGTGCGCGACGACGGCGGCCCGGTGCGGTTCCGGCACGCGTTCGTGCGGGCGCTGGTGGGGGTGTTCGAGCTGTGGCTCACGTTCGGGTCGGTGGCGGTCGTGGCGTCGCTGTCGAACGCGAGGGGGAAGCGGCTGGGTGACGTCCTCGCCGGGACGTACGCGGTGCGGGTGCGCAGCTCGCGCGGCTGGACGACGCCGCTCGTCCTCGCGCCGGGCCTGGGGGCCTGGGTGGAGGGCGCCGACATCCGCCGCCTGCCCGACGGACTCGCGCTGGAGGTGCGCCAGGTGCTCGACCGGGCGCCCCGGCTGTCCCCCGAGTCGCGGCGGCAGCTCACCGACGCCCTCGCCGGTCAGGTGGAGCCGTACGTGGCGCCGGGGCCGCCGCCCGGCACCCCCGCGGAGCTGTTCCTGCACGCGGTCCTGCACGAGCGCCGGCGTCGCGAGCTGGAGCGGGGCGAGGTGGAACGGGACCGGGCCGCCGCGCAGGCCGCCGTCCTGCACCGCCTCCCCTACGGCGTCCCCGACCCGCGAGGCTGA
- a CDS encoding stage II sporulation protein M: MDLDAFSTVHGPEWRRLEELVRRRRLDGAEADEMVRLYQAVATHLSTVRSAAPDPVTVARLSDLLARARTRIAGAHEPGWSDVTRFVAVTVPAALYRIRWWTLAVTLAFLAVAVVVGVRVATDPEALAAMGTPSEQEQYVRHAFASYYDPKLSFAAVVWTNNAWIAAQTIALGITGIGPVWVLLNNAVAIGGIGGMMAAHGELGLFLTLITPHGLLELTAIFVAGAAGLRIFWAWVSPGPRRRADALATEGRALFTVVVGLVGALALSGLVEGFVTGSSLPWWVKIVVGALALAVFLAYFLVLGRRAVRAGETGDLDADRAGAVLPTAG, from the coding sequence GTGGACCTGGACGCCTTCAGCACCGTGCACGGACCGGAGTGGCGCCGCCTCGAGGAGCTGGTGCGCCGCCGCCGCCTCGACGGGGCGGAGGCCGACGAGATGGTTCGGCTCTACCAGGCGGTCGCGACCCATCTGTCGACGGTCCGCTCCGCCGCACCCGACCCGGTGACCGTGGCGCGCCTGTCCGACCTGCTGGCGCGCGCCCGCACCCGCATCGCCGGCGCGCACGAGCCCGGCTGGAGCGACGTCACCCGCTTCGTCGCCGTCACCGTCCCGGCCGCGCTGTACCGGATCCGCTGGTGGACGCTCGCCGTCACCCTCGCGTTCCTCGCCGTGGCCGTCGTCGTCGGGGTGCGCGTCGCCACGGACCCGGAGGCCCTGGCCGCGATGGGGACGCCGTCGGAGCAGGAGCAGTACGTCCGGCACGCCTTCGCGTCCTACTACGACCCGAAGCTGTCCTTCGCCGCGGTCGTGTGGACCAACAACGCCTGGATCGCGGCGCAGACCATCGCGCTCGGCATCACCGGGATCGGGCCGGTCTGGGTGCTGCTCAACAACGCCGTCGCGATCGGCGGGATCGGCGGCATGATGGCCGCGCACGGCGAGCTCGGGCTGTTCCTCACCCTCATCACGCCGCACGGCCTGCTCGAGCTCACCGCGATCTTCGTCGCGGGGGCCGCCGGCCTGCGGATCTTCTGGGCGTGGGTGTCCCCGGGGCCGCGACGCCGGGCCGACGCGCTGGCCACGGAGGGCCGCGCCCTGTTCACGGTCGTCGTGGGCCTCGTCGGGGCGCTTGCGCTGTCCGGCCTCGTGGAGGGGTTCGTCACCGGGTCGTCGTTGCCCTGGTGGGTGAAGATCGTCGTCGGCGCCCTGGCGCTCGCCGTGTTCCTCGCGTACTTCCTCGTGCTGGGGCGCCGCGCGGTGCGGGCGGGCGAGACGGGTGACCTCGACGCCGACCGGGCGGGGGCCGTCCTGCCGACGGCCGGCTGA